The following coding sequences are from one Luteolibacter yonseiensis window:
- a CDS encoding TolC family protein → MSAILPDVLLFQLFLILFRSLMNLHNLSASRCLRLPLWHGILSIFSLASVAFADPQPVPMTIDGLVSITLARNPEIQFYRAEIDVAKSSQKTAGRLGNPELDLSLGRKSVSGGDARSEGLAYSVALMQPVEWPGRLGLRKAIANRDTALAELGLDRFRAFLAARVKFLAYALATQQENASAAAEVSDRFTAVKEVIVQREPGGVAPMLEAKIIEASEVSIQRRAGEAAVEMQKALLELNQLMGRRADSPLQVKRTEFPAPKQQELVSLLNQAARNNFDLRVRRAELEQQGLKVALSKNEQYPTFTVGPNFSQEKAGDRETVVGLSLSMPLPVWDNGKAAVSSSEARKMQAEASLQTTFREVERELTEAWMLLGAQQKRLDGWKPGALQSFAEAATLADRHYRLGAVPLTTYLEMQEKYLEATEAINTTRLEVLRASIDLEQLVGAPALVAKSK, encoded by the coding sequence GTGTCCGCAATTTTGCCGGATGTCCTTCTTTTTCAATTATTCCTGATCTTATTTCGTTCGTTGATGAACCTTCATAATCTCTCCGCGTCCCGATGCCTACGATTGCCGCTCTGGCATGGCATCCTCTCTATTTTTTCGCTGGCATCCGTTGCCTTTGCCGACCCGCAACCAGTCCCGATGACAATCGACGGACTCGTGAGCATCACCTTGGCTCGTAATCCCGAAATTCAGTTTTACCGCGCCGAAATCGATGTCGCGAAATCGTCTCAAAAGACAGCGGGACGCCTTGGCAATCCGGAACTGGACCTCAGCCTTGGCAGGAAGAGCGTTTCAGGAGGCGATGCCCGATCAGAGGGCCTTGCCTACTCCGTCGCTCTGATGCAACCCGTTGAATGGCCAGGCAGGCTGGGACTTCGCAAGGCGATTGCCAACCGCGACACCGCGCTTGCCGAACTGGGCCTTGATAGGTTCAGGGCATTTCTTGCCGCAAGAGTGAAATTCCTCGCTTACGCTTTGGCCACTCAGCAGGAAAATGCCTCGGCGGCGGCAGAGGTTTCGGATCGTTTCACCGCAGTTAAGGAGGTGATTGTCCAACGCGAACCAGGCGGCGTGGCTCCGATGCTGGAGGCGAAAATCATCGAAGCCTCCGAGGTATCCATCCAACGCCGGGCCGGTGAAGCGGCGGTTGAAATGCAAAAGGCTCTTCTGGAACTCAACCAACTGATGGGACGTCGTGCTGACTCGCCATTGCAGGTGAAACGCACCGAGTTTCCAGCGCCGAAGCAACAAGAACTGGTTTCTCTTCTCAACCAGGCGGCCCGGAACAACTTCGATCTCCGTGTGAGGCGTGCCGAACTAGAACAACAGGGTTTGAAAGTAGCCCTTTCGAAAAACGAGCAATATCCCACCTTCACCGTCGGGCCTAATTTTTCACAAGAGAAGGCGGGCGACCGGGAAACCGTGGTCGGCCTTTCCTTGTCGATGCCGCTTCCCGTTTGGGACAACGGCAAAGCGGCGGTCTCCTCAAGCGAGGCCCGGAAAATGCAAGCGGAAGCGTCATTGCAAACGACCTTCCGCGAGGTCGAGCGTGAATTGACCGAAGCCTGGATGCTGCTGGGCGCACAGCAAAAGAGGCTCGATGGTTGGAAACCTGGCGCTCTCCAATCATTTGCCGAAGCTGCCACACTCGCAGACCGCCATTATCGTTTGGGCGCGGTTCCGCTTACGACCTACCTCGAAATGCAGGAGAAATACCTGGAGGCGACCGAAGCGATCAACACCACACGGCTTGAAGTCCTTCGTGCCTCCATTGATCTCGAACAACTCGTTGGAGCGCCTGCTCTTGTTGCCAAATCAAAATAA
- a CDS encoding efflux RND transporter permease subunit: MRKGDQAMIERIIEWSLKNRFLVACGTLLLIAMGVRAVYLTPVDAIPDLTENQVLVYADWAGRGPQEVEDQVTYPLTTGLQGLSGVKEVRATSMFGFSLSTIIFEEGVDTYFARTRVLERLNFLQSAMPQGVTPQLGPDASGLGWVYQYYLHVDPGKAENGGYDLAKLRSVQDWYVRYQLASVQGVAEVASIGGFVKQYQIELSSTKMRAANVTMMEVMTAVQNANLNVGGKVVEENGAEFVLRGIGLITSPEDLELVTVKAMEGTPIYLKDIATVQIGGDFRRGALDINGHEAVGGTVVMRTGENAKAVIERVKEKIAQIAPSLPPGITIRSFYDRSELIDNTIGTLKHALLEEIILVTLAHIIFLWHFRSILIVTLPLPISILISFLLMKEFDITSNIMSLTGIAIAIGVLVDAAIVVTENVLRHCEKAEDEKGSVLTRRETWETTLVACKQVGRPIFFAMAIIILAFVPVFALTGQEGKLFHPLAFTKTFAMIGSTLLAVTLVPVLCSLLVRGPFHSEDKNIVMKFLLRLYEPTLNWALKHRVTVVTTALLILTVSLITAFGLPRSWVKRIHDRGYERTADLVTGFGKEFMPPLNEGSLLYMPVMMPKTGLKEIQRVMSWQDKVISEVPEVASVAGKLGRFETATDPAPTEMLETTIMLKPEYIPNGKFRVKRNPDWRDGMTVEKLKAELTEKMKEVPGYVPAFLQPIENRILMLYTGIRAQVGVKIYGDNLDKIQRKAFEIEKLVNGIDGATGVSASRVQGKPYLNIKVDRQAMARYGLSAKDVLDAVEISIGGKNVSTTIEGRERFPIQIRVQRSERDDIEKLSRILVAAKPGMSAAPSAPAGGMGGMGGGGGAAAAPAMATGGGSETVPYIPLGMVAKITREIGANEIASENGLLRSYVQANVQDRDLGGFVEEIERKLKTIDLEGMTYKMTGEFENQRRFTKTMVLVFPLVLIVIFVLLYFVYHSALEAAHVMLAVPFALSGGVLLQKLLGYNFNGAVWVGYIALFGTAVQTGVVMVVYLEETVKARLAEKGAAFTYEDLVQAVKDGARLRLRPKVMTVATIVASLMPIMWSHRQGAEIMKPLATPVIGGMISSLLHILIVTPVIFLWLRGRELKKGTLHASLNTTIHEKP; the protein is encoded by the coding sequence ATGCGGAAAGGAGATCAAGCCATGATTGAACGAATCATCGAATGGAGCCTGAAAAACAGGTTCCTCGTCGCCTGCGGGACCTTGCTGCTCATCGCGATGGGAGTCCGGGCGGTTTACCTGACACCCGTGGATGCCATTCCAGACCTTACGGAGAACCAGGTTTTGGTCTATGCTGACTGGGCAGGGCGCGGTCCGCAGGAAGTGGAGGACCAGGTGACCTATCCGCTTACCACCGGCTTGCAAGGTCTCAGCGGAGTGAAGGAAGTCCGCGCCACGTCCATGTTCGGGTTCTCGCTGAGCACGATCATTTTCGAAGAGGGAGTGGACACCTACTTCGCGCGAACCCGCGTGCTGGAGCGGTTGAACTTCCTCCAGAGCGCGATGCCGCAAGGCGTGACGCCACAACTCGGCCCCGACGCCTCGGGTCTCGGCTGGGTCTATCAGTATTATCTCCACGTCGATCCCGGGAAGGCGGAAAACGGCGGCTACGATCTTGCGAAGCTCCGCTCAGTGCAGGATTGGTACGTCCGCTATCAGCTCGCCAGCGTGCAGGGCGTGGCGGAAGTCGCCAGCATCGGCGGCTTTGTGAAGCAGTATCAGATCGAGCTTTCATCAACCAAGATGCGAGCCGCCAACGTCACGATGATGGAGGTCATGACCGCCGTCCAGAACGCCAACCTCAACGTCGGCGGAAAGGTTGTCGAGGAAAACGGCGCGGAATTCGTGTTGCGTGGCATCGGCCTCATCACCAGTCCCGAAGACCTGGAGCTAGTAACGGTCAAAGCCATGGAAGGCACCCCGATCTATCTGAAGGACATCGCGACCGTCCAGATCGGCGGTGACTTCCGGCGTGGCGCACTCGACATCAACGGCCACGAAGCGGTCGGCGGTACGGTGGTCATGCGCACCGGTGAGAACGCCAAGGCAGTCATCGAGCGGGTGAAGGAAAAGATCGCGCAGATCGCTCCGAGCCTGCCGCCCGGTATCACCATCAGGTCGTTCTATGATCGCAGTGAACTCATCGACAACACCATCGGCACCCTGAAGCACGCGTTGTTGGAGGAAATCATTTTGGTGACCCTGGCCCACATCATTTTCCTGTGGCACTTCCGGAGCATCCTCATCGTCACGCTGCCATTGCCGATCTCCATTCTGATCTCGTTCCTATTGATGAAGGAATTCGACATCACCAGCAACATCATGTCACTCACCGGCATCGCGATCGCCATTGGCGTGCTGGTGGACGCGGCCATCGTCGTGACCGAAAACGTTTTGCGCCATTGCGAAAAGGCGGAGGACGAAAAAGGCAGCGTCCTCACCCGTAGGGAAACGTGGGAAACCACGTTGGTTGCCTGCAAGCAAGTGGGTAGGCCCATTTTCTTTGCTATGGCGATCATCATCCTCGCATTTGTTCCAGTGTTCGCACTCACCGGACAGGAAGGAAAACTCTTCCATCCGTTGGCCTTCACCAAGACCTTCGCGATGATCGGTTCCACGCTGTTAGCCGTTACCCTGGTGCCGGTGCTCTGTTCGCTGCTCGTGCGCGGACCCTTCCATTCCGAGGACAAGAACATCGTGATGAAGTTCCTTCTCCGTCTCTATGAACCCACGCTGAACTGGGCGCTCAAGCACCGGGTAACAGTCGTTACCACTGCATTGCTGATTCTGACCGTTTCTCTGATTACCGCCTTCGGTCTTCCTAGGTCATGGGTGAAACGAATCCACGACAGGGGTTATGAGCGCACCGCCGATCTGGTCACTGGCTTCGGCAAGGAATTCATGCCGCCGCTCAACGAGGGCAGCCTGCTCTACATGCCGGTGATGATGCCCAAGACCGGTCTCAAGGAAATCCAGCGTGTCATGTCGTGGCAGGACAAGGTCATCAGCGAAGTTCCCGAAGTGGCCTCGGTAGCGGGTAAGCTCGGTCGTTTCGAAACCGCCACCGATCCAGCTCCCACCGAAATGTTGGAAACCACCATCATGCTCAAACCGGAATACATCCCGAACGGCAAATTCCGGGTGAAGCGCAACCCTGACTGGCGCGACGGCATGACCGTCGAGAAGCTCAAGGCGGAGCTAACTGAAAAAATGAAGGAGGTCCCGGGTTACGTTCCAGCTTTTCTCCAGCCCATCGAGAACCGCATCCTCATGCTCTATACGGGAATTCGCGCCCAAGTCGGTGTGAAAATCTACGGCGACAATCTCGACAAGATCCAACGCAAGGCCTTCGAGATCGAGAAACTTGTGAATGGCATCGACGGGGCCACCGGAGTTTCCGCCTCACGCGTGCAGGGAAAGCCCTACCTCAACATCAAGGTGGATCGCCAGGCAATGGCACGCTATGGCCTCAGCGCGAAGGACGTGCTGGACGCCGTCGAGATTTCCATCGGTGGGAAAAACGTCAGCACCACCATCGAAGGTCGGGAACGTTTCCCCATCCAGATCCGGGTCCAGCGCAGCGAGCGCGATGACATCGAGAAACTCAGCCGGATACTTGTCGCGGCGAAGCCCGGCATGAGCGCCGCGCCATCCGCACCTGCCGGTGGTATGGGAGGCATGGGCGGTGGCGGTGGGGCTGCGGCAGCCCCGGCCATGGCTACCGGCGGAGGGAGCGAGACGGTTCCCTACATACCGCTCGGGATGGTCGCCAAGATCACCCGCGAGATCGGGGCAAATGAGATCGCCTCTGAGAACGGCCTGCTTCGCTCCTATGTCCAAGCCAACGTGCAAGACCGCGATCTTGGCGGCTTCGTCGAGGAAATCGAGCGGAAGCTCAAGACCATCGACTTGGAAGGCATGACTTACAAAATGACCGGCGAGTTCGAGAACCAGCGTCGTTTCACCAAGACCATGGTGCTCGTCTTCCCGCTGGTGCTGATTGTGATATTCGTCCTTCTCTACTTCGTCTACCACAGTGCCTTGGAAGCGGCTCACGTGATGCTCGCCGTGCCCTTCGCCCTGAGCGGTGGCGTGCTCTTGCAGAAACTGCTAGGCTACAATTTCAATGGCGCGGTTTGGGTCGGCTACATCGCATTGTTCGGAACCGCCGTGCAAACGGGCGTCGTGATGGTCGTCTATCTGGAGGAAACAGTGAAAGCCCGCCTCGCGGAGAAGGGCGCGGCTTTCACCTACGAGGACCTCGTGCAAGCAGTGAAAGACGGTGCCCGGCTGCGCCTTCGGCCGAAGGTCATGACCGTCGCCACCATCGTTGCGAGCCTGATGCCGATCATGTGGAGCCATCGCCAGGGTGCGGAAATCATGAAGCCATTAGCCACGCCGGTCATCGGTGGTATGATTTCCAGCTTGCTCCATATCCTCATCGTTACCCCGGTGATTTTCCTCTGGTTGCGCGGACGTGAGTTAAAAAAAGGCACTCTCCACGCGTCACTCAATACCACAATCCATGAAAAGCCGTGA
- a CDS encoding efflux RND transporter periplasmic adaptor subunit, which produces MKTFITILITATLAIGGTWLLRGRMSPNPATSSGTAEREPIFYQSAMHPWIKSDKPGRCTICGMELTPVYAGEKGFDATGGGNTVALTQTQIQVLHVQTDEAKVQPLVHTLQVAGMVDDDATRHRIISAYVDGRVDKLHVNYMGAEVEGGQPLVDYYSPNLLQAEREYRQLTGDLKKNTALRLRQMGLTREQIEAVADKSADSLNSQILSPIGGTVVGQSVYEGQYVTAGEKLFELADFSTMWFMFRAYEQDLPWIKIGQTVTVTTPSLPGKSFEGKITFIDPNFEESTRSTKVRVELPNPKVDGRRELLHKLYADGAVKVDAPPVLTVPRSSIIQTGPEAVVYIDQNGGAYAQTPVKLGRRGDKLVEILSGLKAGDKVVTNGNLLIDGQAEMNRAFMSPATEQMPVVMTEALTTPQREAIQNFIKVADAMAAALSADDLAAFNKASEPAMSTTASLTESLANISGTKESLAALSNARHFHGFVDLKPARAAFHKFIMAATSVLEPMRHATGFPELQVWECPMVDRAVPGAPKKGRWIQTNGRPGNNPFFGAAMSECGKEIKP; this is translated from the coding sequence ATGAAAACATTCATCACTATTCTAATCACCGCGACGCTGGCGATCGGCGGGACTTGGCTGCTCAGGGGGCGCATGTCACCGAATCCAGCCACATCGTCCGGCACCGCCGAGCGCGAGCCGATCTTCTATCAAAGTGCCATGCACCCGTGGATCAAGAGCGACAAACCCGGGCGCTGCACCATTTGCGGCATGGAACTCACGCCGGTATATGCCGGTGAGAAGGGCTTCGATGCCACAGGCGGGGGGAACACCGTGGCTCTCACGCAGACACAAATCCAGGTTCTCCACGTCCAAACGGATGAGGCGAAGGTCCAGCCCTTGGTCCACACGCTTCAAGTCGCAGGGATGGTTGACGACGACGCAACGCGGCATCGCATCATTTCCGCCTATGTCGATGGCCGCGTGGACAAGTTGCATGTGAATTACATGGGAGCCGAAGTGGAGGGCGGCCAACCGCTTGTCGATTACTACAGCCCAAATCTACTTCAAGCCGAGCGGGAATACCGGCAGCTCACCGGTGATTTGAAGAAAAACACCGCACTTCGTCTCCGCCAGATGGGCCTCACTCGCGAACAGATCGAGGCCGTTGCTGACAAATCCGCCGACTCCCTGAATTCTCAGATTCTCTCCCCCATCGGTGGCACCGTCGTCGGTCAGAGTGTCTATGAAGGACAGTACGTGACCGCCGGTGAAAAGCTGTTTGAACTCGCTGATTTTTCAACCATGTGGTTTATGTTCCGCGCCTACGAACAGGATTTGCCGTGGATCAAGATCGGCCAAACCGTCACCGTCACGACTCCGTCGCTTCCGGGAAAATCTTTCGAGGGAAAGATCACTTTCATCGACCCGAACTTCGAGGAATCCACCCGGTCCACGAAAGTCCGCGTGGAGCTGCCCAATCCCAAGGTCGATGGCCGTCGCGAACTTTTGCACAAGCTCTACGCCGACGGAGCGGTGAAGGTGGATGCGCCTCCGGTGCTAACCGTTCCGCGTTCGTCGATCATCCAGACGGGTCCGGAAGCGGTGGTTTACATCGACCAGAATGGAGGTGCCTACGCCCAGACGCCCGTAAAACTCGGCCGCCGCGGCGACAAGCTCGTCGAAATTCTATCAGGATTGAAGGCTGGAGACAAGGTCGTCACCAACGGCAACCTCCTCATCGACGGCCAGGCGGAAATGAACCGCGCCTTCATGTCACCCGCCACCGAGCAGATGCCGGTAGTGATGACCGAAGCCCTGACCACCCCTCAACGAGAGGCTATTCAAAATTTCATCAAGGTTGCCGATGCCATGGCGGCGGCCCTTTCCGCCGACGATCTTGCCGCTTTCAACAAGGCCAGCGAACCCGCGATGAGCACGACCGCCAGTCTCACGGAATCTCTCGCCAATATATCCGGCACGAAAGAAAGCCTCGCAGCTTTAAGCAACGCGAGGCACTTCCACGGCTTTGTGGACCTGAAGCCGGCACGCGCGGCGTTCCACAAATTCATCATGGCCGCAACGTCCGTCCTGGAACCAATGCGCCATGCGACAGGTTTCCCGGAACTGCAAGTTTGGGAATGTCCGATGGTTGATCGGGCAGTCCCCGGAGCACCTAAAAAGGGGCGTTGGATTCAAACCAACGGCAGACCGGGAAACAACCCGTTCTTCGGCGCCGCGATGTCTGAATGCGGAAAGGAGATCAAGCCATGA
- a CDS encoding TolC family protein: protein MIPILTGLYLAGSLLQAQESKLVNEVFLSSLRKEAAQNHPAANSAKLRATAAARDIRGVRLWEDPMVGLSLMAAEKMMRQDDGDIRIGFEQPLPKPGMFAANLAKAEAMRRAELENSRSSSLEVGAAAARDAIELALADESISLQTTQIQWLNSMTQNARQMAQNPDATSIDALRLESELAREKQILEAARRTRESVARSLNLRLGRPLESPWPALRLSATPPPVPVASAEIARIPYVNPKVLSMKEMASAANAETRIADRERLPQFSVAVDTDLYSGGDFRSASVGLKMSLPYFNRGSYTAKIEASQLREKAAVRDIEATRLEVASGVLAAATDAANAAAQARAYSGEIYQRALSATQAVEGSWISSKSPLTDLLDSNRMLFSIRLEQRRFVAMQLAAIEELNLLVPNRR from the coding sequence ATGATTCCCATTTTAACTGGTCTCTACCTGGCCGGGAGCCTGCTGCAAGCGCAGGAATCCAAACTCGTTAACGAGGTATTCCTCTCGTCGCTGCGCAAAGAGGCCGCGCAAAACCATCCTGCGGCAAATTCCGCAAAACTCCGCGCCACCGCTGCAGCCCGCGACATCCGGGGTGTCCGCCTATGGGAGGATCCGATGGTGGGGCTTTCCTTAATGGCCGCCGAAAAGATGATGCGTCAGGATGATGGCGACATCCGCATTGGTTTCGAACAGCCGTTGCCGAAGCCCGGAATGTTTGCCGCCAACCTCGCAAAAGCTGAAGCCATGCGGAGGGCTGAGCTGGAAAATTCCCGCTCTTCGTCGCTCGAAGTCGGCGCGGCTGCTGCGAGGGATGCCATCGAGTTGGCCCTCGCGGATGAATCCATCTCGCTTCAGACCACCCAGATCCAATGGCTCAATTCGATGACTCAGAACGCGCGTCAGATGGCTCAAAATCCCGACGCTACCAGTATCGACGCGCTACGCCTGGAAAGCGAACTCGCCCGTGAAAAACAGATTTTGGAAGCTGCCCGCCGCACCCGTGAGAGCGTTGCCCGGAGCCTCAACCTGAGACTCGGTCGGCCACTGGAATCGCCATGGCCCGCCCTGCGGCTCTCCGCCACGCCCCCACCGGTGCCGGTCGCCAGCGCGGAGATAGCACGCATTCCTTATGTCAATCCCAAAGTCCTTTCGATGAAGGAAATGGCGTCTGCGGCAAACGCCGAAACACGGATCGCAGACCGTGAACGTCTCCCTCAATTCTCCGTGGCAGTCGATACCGATCTCTACTCCGGTGGCGATTTCCGCAGCGCCTCGGTGGGCTTGAAAATGAGTCTGCCGTATTTCAACCGTGGTTCTTACACCGCCAAGATCGAAGCCTCGCAGCTTCGCGAGAAGGCCGCAGTCAGGGACATCGAGGCGACTCGGCTGGAAGTGGCGTCCGGTGTGCTCGCCGCCGCCACCGATGCCGCCAACGCCGCCGCCCAGGCACGCGCCTACTCAGGCGAGATCTACCAACGCGCCCTCTCTGCCACGCAGGCGGTCGAAGGTTCCTGGATCAGCTCCAAGTCCCCACTCACCGATCTGCTCGACTCCAACCGCATGCTCTTTTCCATCCGTCTCGAACAACGCCGCTTCGTCGCTATGCAACTTGCGGCGATCGAAGAACTCAACTTGCTCGTTCCCAACCGCCGCTAA
- a CDS encoding DUF3347 domain-containing protein, whose protein sequence is MKPTLALAFSLLGFVLANPTLSAAEPQHEGTTKEGHADHMLEGYAAVSTALYKDDLAAAKKAADGMVKHDKDSAMAKHCQSIVDSKNIEEARTHFKALSDAAIPVAKEKKMMHEMNCPMAFGDKGANWLQKSADEVQNPYLGAKMPHCGKMVMSK, encoded by the coding sequence ATGAAACCGACATTAGCACTTGCATTCAGTCTGCTTGGATTCGTTCTCGCGAACCCGACGCTATCAGCAGCGGAACCCCAACACGAAGGAACCACCAAGGAAGGTCACGCGGATCACATGCTGGAAGGCTATGCGGCCGTATCGACCGCGCTTTATAAAGATGATCTGGCAGCGGCGAAGAAGGCGGCTGACGGCATGGTGAAGCACGACAAGGACAGCGCGATGGCCAAACATTGCCAATCCATCGTCGACAGCAAGAACATCGAGGAAGCTCGCACTCATTTCAAAGCGCTGAGCGATGCCGCCATCCCTGTTGCGAAGGAGAAAAAGATGATGCACGAAATGAACTGCCCGATGGCCTTCGGCGACAAAGGAGCCAACTGGCTTCAGAAGTCGGCTGATGAAGTCCAGAATCCCTACCTTGGTGCCAAGATGCCTCATTGTGGAAAAATGGTGATGTCGAAATAG
- a CDS encoding copper-transporting P-type ATPase, with the protein MEKILKPKITHTAMNDCCHDPKPDPEKKKSCCTEPPAAEKPASSCCHDHHHGDVKPPVGAKYFCPMCPGVESDSPGDCPKCGMALERNPTWKAPASQTIYTCPMHPEIEQDHPGNCPKCGMALEPKTVSPADENHEVVSLQRKLWLSAALAFPVFLMAMGEMLPAVQMSRWMPEPVFGWVQLVLATLVVFGPGGFIFAKAWRSLQHQSLNMFTLIALGVGTAWLYSSVAVFVPGLFPHSLRHGGRVPLYFEAAAVITALVILGQWLEAKARSKTGQAVQALLGLAAKTARRVTDGNEEDVPLDDVRIGDVLRVRPGEKIPVDGVLTEGESMVDESMITGEPLPVFKKMEDRVVGATINQTGAFLMRAEKVGSETLLSQIVQMVADAQRSRAPIQRLADQVAGWFVPAVVMITILTFAGWMFLGPEPRLAFAIANSVAVLIIACPCALGLATPMSIMVGVGKGALMGVLVRDAAALECAEKVTHLITDKTGTLTEGRPVAKQIVPVEADKEDHILILAASLEHLSEHPLAQAVVNRAKEKGLPLSRVEFFESVTGAGIMGRIEGKVVRVGKRAWLETEGIGIPQDLVSSAEALQKKAHTVIWIAEDQVIGGFIAVADPIKASTPEAVAALHAMGLRLVMLTGDNRQTAEAVGRELGIDDIRAELTPADKQRIARELRAGGAVVAMAGDGINDAPALAEADVGIAMGTGTDVAIRSAGLTLVKGDLRGIGRALELSREVMRNIRQNLFFAFVYNALGIPIAAGLLYPLTGWLLNPMVAGAAMALSSVSVIANALRLRHIRE; encoded by the coding sequence ATGGAGAAAATTTTGAAACCAAAGATAACACACACTGCCATGAATGATTGTTGCCATGACCCCAAGCCTGATCCAGAGAAGAAGAAAAGCTGCTGTACCGAACCACCCGCTGCCGAAAAGCCAGCTTCCTCTTGCTGTCACGATCATCATCACGGCGATGTGAAGCCGCCTGTGGGGGCGAAGTATTTCTGCCCAATGTGTCCGGGCGTGGAGTCAGACAGCCCCGGCGACTGCCCGAAATGCGGCATGGCGCTGGAGCGGAATCCGACTTGGAAGGCCCCTGCATCCCAGACGATCTACACGTGTCCGATGCACCCGGAAATCGAACAGGACCACCCGGGGAATTGCCCGAAGTGTGGGATGGCGCTCGAACCGAAGACGGTGTCGCCGGCCGATGAGAATCATGAGGTGGTCTCCTTGCAGCGAAAGCTCTGGCTGAGCGCGGCTCTTGCCTTTCCAGTTTTCCTTATGGCGATGGGTGAAATGCTGCCAGCGGTGCAAATGAGCCGATGGATGCCGGAACCGGTTTTCGGGTGGGTTCAACTCGTGTTGGCAACGCTCGTAGTCTTCGGCCCCGGCGGCTTTATTTTCGCCAAGGCATGGCGTTCGCTCCAGCACCAGAGCCTCAACATGTTCACTCTGATCGCACTCGGGGTCGGTACCGCATGGCTTTACAGCTCCGTCGCTGTTTTTGTGCCCGGACTCTTTCCGCATTCGCTGCGCCATGGCGGGCGTGTGCCGCTCTATTTCGAGGCTGCCGCCGTGATCACCGCACTGGTTATCCTAGGCCAATGGTTGGAGGCCAAGGCACGCAGCAAGACCGGCCAAGCGGTGCAAGCCCTGCTAGGCCTGGCCGCCAAGACGGCCCGCCGGGTGACAGACGGAAATGAGGAAGATGTCCCGCTGGATGACGTCCGGATCGGCGACGTGCTCCGCGTCCGTCCTGGCGAGAAAATCCCGGTCGATGGAGTGCTCACGGAAGGCGAGAGCATGGTGGATGAGTCGATGATTACCGGCGAACCGTTGCCCGTTTTCAAAAAGATGGAAGACCGCGTGGTGGGAGCGACGATCAATCAGACCGGTGCGTTCCTAATGCGTGCTGAGAAAGTGGGTTCGGAAACCTTGCTGTCCCAGATCGTCCAAATGGTCGCGGACGCCCAGCGCAGCCGTGCGCCCATTCAAAGGCTGGCCGATCAGGTTGCGGGATGGTTCGTGCCCGCCGTGGTTATGATTACGATCCTCACATTCGCGGGCTGGATGTTTTTGGGCCCCGAGCCGCGGCTTGCCTTCGCCATCGCTAACAGTGTGGCGGTTTTGATCATTGCCTGCCCTTGTGCTTTGGGGCTGGCGACGCCGATGTCTATCATGGTCGGCGTGGGCAAAGGCGCGCTAATGGGCGTTCTTGTTCGCGACGCCGCCGCACTGGAGTGCGCCGAGAAGGTGACGCATCTCATCACCGACAAGACCGGAACGCTCACCGAAGGAAGGCCGGTGGCGAAGCAGATTGTCCCCGTGGAGGCGGACAAGGAGGATCATATCTTGATACTTGCCGCTTCGCTGGAGCACCTCAGCGAGCACCCTCTCGCGCAAGCGGTGGTCAACCGGGCCAAAGAAAAAGGGCTTCCGCTTTCGCGCGTTGAATTCTTCGAGTCAGTCACCGGCGCGGGCATCATGGGACGAATCGAAGGCAAAGTCGTCCGGGTCGGAAAACGTGCGTGGTTGGAGACGGAAGGCATCGGCATCCCGCAGGACCTCGTTTCCTCCGCCGAGGCACTTCAAAAAAAAGCCCACACCGTCATCTGGATCGCGGAAGACCAGGTGATTGGCGGCTTTATTGCGGTGGCGGATCCGATCAAGGCCTCGACCCCCGAAGCCGTGGCGGCCCTGCATGCGATGGGCCTGCGCCTGGTGATGCTGACCGGCGACAATCGTCAGACCGCCGAAGCCGTCGGCCGCGAGCTGGGGATCGATGACATCCGCGCGGAACTCACGCCAGCGGACAAACAGCGCATTGCTCGCGAGCTGCGTGCCGGAGGAGCTGTGGTGGCGATGGCGGGCGACGGTATCAATGATGCCCCCGCTCTCGCTGAGGCGGATGTGGGTATCGCCATGGGCACCGGGACCGATGTCGCCATTCGCAGTGCCGGATTAACCTTGGTCAAAGGCGATCTCCGTGGAATCGGTCGTGCCTTGGAGCTCAGTCGCGAGGTGATGCGCAACATCCGGCAGAATCTCTTCTTTGCGTTCGTCTATAACGCGCTCGGGATACCGATTGCCGCCGGACTGCTCTACCCGCTGACGGGCTGGCTGCTCAATCCGATGGTAGCAGGAGCGGCGATGGCCCTTAGCAGCGTTTCGGTAATCGCGAACGCACTTCGTCTGAGGCATATCCGGGAGTGA